One part of the Verrucomicrobiota bacterium genome encodes these proteins:
- a CDS encoding AI-2E family transporter, producing MAKLMRLEEKTRVAEIAREIEHAVSKYLFTITIINCCLGAIVGLVMFLIGLPNPVLWGTMAALLNFIPYFGPLTGCFVLALAALMQSQAWNQVLLAPAVYLCLHGIEANLITPIILGQRLTLHPLGAFVSLVFWGWFWGVVGALIAVPIMMTVKIVCDHIEPLAPIDEFLRR from the coding sequence GTGGCCAAACTGATGCGTCTGGAGGAGAAGACACGGGTCGCCGAAATCGCACGCGAGATCGAGCATGCCGTCTCAAAGTACCTATTCACGATCACGATCATCAATTGTTGTCTCGGCGCGATCGTCGGGTTGGTCATGTTTCTTATCGGACTGCCGAACCCGGTGTTGTGGGGAACGATGGCAGCGCTGCTTAATTTTATTCCATATTTCGGACCGCTGACCGGCTGCTTCGTGCTGGCGCTGGCGGCGCTCATGCAATCTCAAGCGTGGAACCAGGTGCTGCTCGCGCCCGCGGTGTATTTATGTCTCCACGGCATCGAGGCAAACTTGATCACACCAATCATCCTGGGCCAGCGCCTCACGCTCCATCCTTTGGGGGCGTTTGTGTCGCTGGTATTCTGGGGTTGGTTCTGGGGTGTTGTCGGGGCGTTGATAGCAGTACCGATTATGATGACGGTAAAGATTGTATGCGATCACATCGAACCACTAGCGCCAATCGACGAATTCTTGCGGCGTTAG